The genome window TCAATTGGATCAACATCATGAGCGATTAATACTAATTTGGCTTTTTTGGCTTCAACCAACGCGGTAATATGATTGATACCATATTTGATTACATAAGGTTTTTTAGGTTCATATTTTCCACCATCAGCCTTACTTTTTGCTATAAGTTGAAgacgttcttttttttcgacTTTGGTTTCAGGACGATATTTGTGAAGAAGTTTAAACGCATTAGTTGCAGTGGTCTTGTCAAGGGATTTGGTGAATTGATTAATTGCCGGTGGAACTTTAAGACGTTGGTTAAGAATCCTTTTTTGTCTTTGAAGACGAACATACTTGGGCCACTTAACGAAGCGGGTTAAATCTCTTTTAGGTTGAATATCTTGACCTATATAACATGAAATGTAAGATAACCGAAAGATTAAGATAAGTGGTTgagatatattaaattttttaatatcactATTTCACATTAAttcctttgaaaaaaaaattataaattatctttcCACCAATCAAAGAATTAGATCACTCACCAATCCCAAAGTTTCTTGGTCTTTTCTCAAATAATGGGTTTTTAGTAGACTTTCCTGTATCCTTTTTCTTAACAGGATAAGGAGCAGGTGCTACTTTTTTCTGTTTAGGCTTATTCTTAGGCGGCTACATTACATGAGATTCGAATAAAATACCGAATTATCATGTAAAAGTGGGGTCATTGAgcaaacaataaataaaaaaaaacacttgaATTAGTCATAcaagctttttttttgttggttTATTATATGTTTGCTCTAATacaagtttttattttcatcttccGTGAATGTAAGACATTCATAGAAGAATAAAAACTTTGCATGTATTTGCAACAAAGATGCCCTAAGGTTAACTTGTGCTTTTTCTCAAATTTCTCTTAACAAATTGATTCGATAATCcttcataaattaattttaaatactttaccataatgaaataaaataccGTTCCTTTACTTTTAAACGGatggatataaaaaaaagactaatctgattgatttttaattttttttttattttaaaaaaaaaaaaaaaaaaatttggttacACAACTGCGGCATTTTAAGCAAACCGCAGATTATCGATATCAAAATACTAAAAAGGGATAAAAAAAGTAGTTCATATTTGGAACTAAATCCTGAACTCTTGCTCCAAAAAAATGAGCAAGAATATGCCAAGAACAGAGAAAGAAATGCAAACTAACAGAGGAAAGCTATGTCAGCACCTGGTTCAGTTGGCGAAGGGTAACAATTCTAAAATGCTGTTGTCCAATAGCAGCGAATGTATcttgaaaaataaaacaaaagacAATAGAAGTATGTTGTAACTATAGGCAAGCAGTACGCGTCAGTCATAGCTCCAAAAAAAAGATACAGGCCAATTATGATCGGGATTAGAAAGAAACGCGACTGCTGCCTTTTCCCAAGAAACGGTGTGGAAGAATAACTTAATGAGATTGTGGGGATTATTTACAAACATTGTCTTGGATTCACTTGACAAAGGTGAAGCTCAATATTCGATCAGAGCATTCACAATCGATGTACGAACAAAAAACTTGTCGCAATCGAAGAATTTACCAGATCGGTTATTGATCTACGATATCATATCACATTAGACCAAGATAAGGGGAGGAAGAAGTGCgcaaagataatttttataaacaaaaaattaatatgcaCGAAAGGAAGTTCATGTAATAATTTGACTACACATAATTATTTGAGTATTTACTGAAGCATTTGGCATTATCAGTATTTGTAGATGATTCCGGTATGTAATTTGGATATTGACGAGAATTTATTGGAATTTGATGGGAAGGAGTAATATGTTCTGGAAGATTGTCatatcatttcattttttgtataatcaAATGCTTATACTTATGTTTATCTAATAAGCGTACTGGTAAACAGATAATTAATTAGACTTAATTGAATAGTTAGAATTTGGTAAAGTCGctttatttgaaaatcatAAGAGggatttgaaaagaaaaaatcatctATTATT of Rhizophagus irregularis chromosome 32, complete sequence contains these proteins:
- a CDS encoding 60S ribosomal protein L7A gives rise to the protein MPPKNKPKQKKVAPAPYPVKKKDTGKSTKNPLFEKRPRNFGIGQDIQPKRDLTRFVKWPKYVRLQRQKRILNQRLKVPPAINQFTKSLDKTTATNAFKLLHKYRPETKVEKKERLQLIAKSKADGGKYEPKKPYVIKYGINHITALVEAKKAKLVLIAHDVDPIEIVIWLPALCKKMQVPYAIINGKARLGAVVHKKTATALAFADIKDEDKSAFGNLINSIKINYNEKYEEHKKQWGGGIMGVKSQAMMRKREKAAGREIKAV